A single Oryctolagus cuniculus chromosome 16, mOryCun1.1, whole genome shotgun sequence DNA region contains:
- the CCDC201 gene encoding coiled-coil domain-containing protein 201: MEPGAQVPALSPFPETSPAVRRPVTHSTPAGPALGFSPPAPGGASCLTASLEATLSSQELVSHPAGLIPATTASRRQLSTIRASGQSSALSVPGEEPHTSAPEPQQQQGVPQARSGLGTTGLPGIPDAAPRKRRDPQARAAAMERVRQWEIRLLLDIEEAVQHELAVQEE; the protein is encoded by the exons ATGGAGCCTGGGGCGCAG GTGCCGGCACTGAGCCCCTTCCCAGAGACGAGCCCCGCTGTGAGACGGCCGGTCACACACAGCACCCCCGCGGGGCCGGCACTGGGCTTCAGCCCCCCGGCCCCAGGAGGGGCGTCCTGCCTCACTGCGTCCCTTGAGGCCACACTCTCCTCCCAAGAGCTCGTGTCCCACCCAGCAGGGCTCATCCCTGCGACCACCgccagcaggaggcagctgtCCACCATCAGGGCATCCGGTCAGTCTTCGGCTCTCTCGGTCCCTGGGGAGGAACCACACACATCGGCCCCAGAGCCTCAGCAACAGCAAGGAGTCCCTCAAGCAAGGAGCGGGCTGGGGACCACGGGACTGCCTGGGATTCCTGACGCAGCCCCGAGGAAGAGACGAGACCCCCAGGCCCGGGCTGCTGCG ATGGAGCGGGTGAGGCAGTGGGAGATCCGCCTGCTGCTGGACATCGAGGAGGCCGTGCAGCACGAGCTGGCCGTCCAGGAGGAGTGA
- the IGFBP1 gene encoding insulin-like growth factor-binding protein 1: protein MPAIPVISPWPLLLLLAVLAVQAAAAAAAGAPQLWHCAPCSAEKLALCPPVPASCPERSRPAGCGCCPVCALPLGAACGVATARCARGLSCRALPGEPRPLHALTRGQGACMREETAATQRAAPSTKAPEPPTAPQSGEMTEEQLLERFHLMASSSEDVPALWNAISTLKGTGAQEGAPGTKRKGPCQRELYRVLEQLAKAQQEAGGDVYRFYLPNCNKNGFYHSKQCETSLDGEAGLCWCVYPWSGKRIPGSLEIRGDPKCHQHFNAQN from the exons ATGCCCGCAATCCCCGTGATCAGTCCCTGgccgctgctgctcctgctggccGTGCTGGCCGTCCaggccgctgccgccgccgccgccggcgctcCCCAGCTGTGGCACTGCGCGCCCTGCTCTGCCGAGAAGTTGGCGCTCTGCCCACCCGTGCCCGCCTCGTGCCCAGAGCGCTCGCGGCCGGCTGGCTGCGGCTGCTGCCCGGTGTGTGCCCTGCCGCTGGGCGCCGCGTGCGGCGTGGCCACTGCGCGCTGCGCCCGCGGACTCAGCTGCCGCGCCTTGCCTGGGGAGCCGCGGCCCCTTCACGCACTCACCCGCGGCCAGGGCGCCTGCATGCGGGAGGAGACTGCCGCCACCCAGCGTGCTGCCCCCAGCACCAAAGCTCCAG agccccccacGGCCCCCCAGAGCGGGGAGATGACGGAGGAGCAGCTGCTGGAGCGTTTCCACTTGATGGCCTCTTCCAGCGAGGACGTGCCGGCCCTCTGGAACGCCATCAGCACCTTGAAGGGCACGGGGGCCCAGGAGGGCGCACCTGGCACAAAGCGGAAG GGGCCCTGCCAACGAGAACTCTACCGAGTGCTGGAGCAATTGGCCAAggcacagcaggaggcagggggggACGTGTACAGGTTTTACCTGCCCAACTGCAACAAGAACGGCTTCTATCACAGCAAGCAG TGTGAGACGTCCCTGGATGGAGAGGCCGGGCTCTGCTGGTGCGTCTACCCGTGGAGTGGGAAGAGGATCCCGGGGTCCTTGGAGATCAGAGGGGACCCCAAATGCCACCAGCATTTTAATGCACAAAACTGA